The following proteins come from a genomic window of Sphingosinicella flava:
- a CDS encoding alpha-amylase family glycosyl hydrolase yields the protein MSFRRWARLIMLALPLSASPLAAAAQVPTHLDRIPEDDFIYFVLPDRFENGDTSNDKGGLSGDRLKTGFDPAHKGFYHGGDLKGLTDRLDYLSGLGVTAIWLGPIYKNKPVQGPPGGESSGYHGYWITDFTQVDPHFGTRGDMKRFVDAAHARGIKIYLDIITNHTADVIKYRECPQNDCGYRSQADYPYSAKGGVEGARINEGFEGVEAAGQRSGNFAKLTDPTYAYTPYVPKGEEKVKVPAWLNDPIYYHNRGDSTFRGESSTHGDFAGLDDLFTENPRVVDGFIEIFGQWIDDFAIDGFRIDTARHVNPEFWQAFVPAMQARAKARGIPNFYIFGEVYEPDPGALARFTRVDGYPTVLDFAFQSAVSDVVARGAPTERLTTLFKMDALYEGGEATARKLPTFLGNHDMGRFATFVRQANPAASEEEITRRYLLGHAMLMFSRGVPVLYYGDEQGFSGDGGDQDAREDMFPSQVAVYNDNRLVGSAASTAQSNFDTANPIYQAIARMAAIRKSDPALRSGEQVVRAYGRTPGLFAFSRRAPSGGGETLVAFNTGATPVSANVQVDTASLGWTALHGSCAPAATAPGSVKVEIAPFDYIVCKANKR from the coding sequence ATGTCTTTTCGTCGCTGGGCGCGGCTCATCATGCTTGCCCTTCCCCTTTCCGCTTCGCCCTTGGCCGCCGCTGCGCAGGTTCCCACCCATCTCGACCGCATACCCGAGGACGATTTCATTTACTTCGTCCTGCCGGACAGGTTCGAGAATGGCGACACGTCGAACGACAAAGGCGGCCTTTCGGGCGACCGGCTGAAGACCGGCTTCGATCCGGCGCATAAGGGATTCTATCATGGCGGCGACCTTAAAGGCTTGACTGACCGGCTCGATTACCTCTCCGGCCTTGGCGTCACCGCGATCTGGCTCGGCCCCATTTACAAGAACAAGCCGGTCCAGGGTCCGCCCGGAGGGGAATCGTCGGGTTATCACGGCTATTGGATTACCGACTTCACCCAGGTCGATCCGCATTTCGGCACGCGCGGGGACATGAAGCGTTTCGTCGACGCGGCGCATGCGCGCGGCATCAAAATCTATCTCGACATCATTACCAACCATACGGCGGACGTGATTAAATATCGCGAATGCCCGCAAAATGATTGCGGCTATCGCAGCCAGGCCGATTATCCTTATTCCGCCAAAGGCGGGGTCGAAGGCGCGCGCATCAACGAAGGGTTCGAAGGAGTCGAGGCGGCCGGCCAGCGCAGCGGCAATTTCGCCAAATTGACCGACCCCACTTACGCCTACACCCCCTATGTTCCCAAGGGCGAGGAGAAGGTGAAGGTTCCGGCCTGGCTCAACGACCCGATCTATTATCACAATCGCGGCGATTCGACGTTCCGGGGCGAAAGCTCGACCCATGGCGATTTCGCGGGACTTGACGATCTCTTCACGGAAAATCCCCGCGTCGTCGACGGCTTCATCGAGATTTTCGGGCAGTGGATCGACGATTTCGCCATTGACGGCTTTCGCATCGACACCGCCCGGCACGTGAATCCGGAATTCTGGCAAGCCTTCGTTCCCGCCATGCAGGCGCGCGCCAAGGCACGGGGCATTCCGAATTTCTATATTTTCGGCGAAGTGTACGAGCCGGATCCCGGCGCGCTCGCCCGTTTCACCCGGGTCGACGGCTATCCGACCGTGCTCGATTTCGCTTTCCAGTCGGCGGTGAGCGATGTCGTCGCGCGGGGCGCGCCGACCGAGCGGCTGACGACTTTGTTCAAGATGGACGCGCTCTATGAAGGCGGCGAGGCGACGGCGCGCAAGTTGCCGACCTTCCTCGGCAATCACGACATGGGCCGCTTCGCCACCTTCGTGCGGCAGGCCAATCCAGCGGCGAGCGAGGAGGAAATAACCCGGCGCTACCTGCTCGGCCACGCCATGCTCATGTTCTCCCGCGGCGTCCCGGTCCTTTATTATGGCGACGAGCAAGGCTTTTCCGGCGACGGCGGCGACCAGGATGCGCGCGAGGACATGTTCCCGAGCCAGGTCGCGGTCTATAACGACAACCGGCTCGTCGGTTCGGCCGCGAGTACGGCGCAGTCGAATTTCGACACGGCCAATCCCATCTACCAGGCGATCGCGCGCATGGCCGCGATCCGGAAGAGCGATCCGGCATTGCGGTCGGGGGAGCAGGTGGTGCGGGCTTATGGCAGAACGCCGGGCCTGTTCGCCTTTTCGCGGCGCGCGCCTTCGGGCGGCGGCGAAACGCTGGTCGCGTTCAATACCGGTGCGACGCCGGTTTCGGCCAATGTGCAGGTGGATACCGCCTCGCTCGGGTGGACCGCGCTGCACGGTTCCTGCGCGCCCGCGGCCACCGCGCCCGGCAGCGTCAAGGTGGAGATCGCGCCGTTCGACTATATTGTCTGCAAAGCGAATAAACGGTGA
- a CDS encoding alpha-glucosidase family protein, giving the protein MVLDKAPKGLAGAGAGSEPWWKGAVIYQIYPRSFADSNGDGVGDLPGITAHLDHVASLGVDGIWLSPFFTSPMKDFGYDIADYCGVDPIFGTMADFDALLARAHDLGLKVIIDQVYAHTSDQHAWFKESRSSRDNPKADWYVWADAKPDGSPPNNWLSVFHGPAWTWDTRRGQYYLHNFLSSQPNLHVHNPQVQEALLETARFWFDRGVDGFRLDAINFSMHDPALTDNPPVPPGFGRGILPFDFQHHFHNQSHPDIPQFLARVRALVDSYDGDRFTVAEVGGEQANEEMRLYTRGADRLHSAYGFNFLYSKDVTPALIHETIDMWPQAAGEGWPSWAFSNHDAPRAVSRWLHGRDRDAFARQAMLLLMALRGNIFLYQGEELGLPQADVPFERLQDPEAIANYPESQGRDGARTPVPWKADAPQAGFSPVEPWLPLDPAHVPLAVDRQEACPDSMLHYTRHLIAFRKRHPALRLGSIRPIDAPEPILAFERIHGGERLLCVFNLGTGSADWTLPAGWTVIESAGDVSGTALGPHSGLIASL; this is encoded by the coding sequence CTGGTCCTGGACAAGGCGCCCAAAGGACTGGCCGGCGCCGGTGCCGGCAGCGAACCCTGGTGGAAGGGCGCCGTCATCTACCAAATCTATCCGCGCAGCTTCGCGGATTCGAACGGCGACGGCGTCGGCGACCTGCCGGGCATCACCGCGCACCTCGATCACGTCGCCTCGCTTGGCGTGGACGGGATCTGGCTGTCGCCCTTCTTCACGTCTCCGATGAAGGATTTCGGATACGACATCGCGGATTATTGCGGCGTGGATCCGATTTTCGGAACCATGGCGGATTTCGACGCCTTGCTGGCGCGCGCGCACGACCTGGGGCTCAAGGTCATCATCGACCAGGTCTATGCGCACACGTCGGACCAGCACGCATGGTTCAAGGAAAGCCGGTCGAGCCGCGACAATCCGAAAGCCGACTGGTATGTCTGGGCGGATGCCAAGCCGGACGGTTCGCCGCCCAACAACTGGCTGTCCGTCTTTCACGGGCCGGCCTGGACCTGGGACACACGGCGCGGCCAATATTATCTGCACAATTTCCTGAGCAGTCAGCCCAACCTTCACGTCCACAATCCGCAAGTGCAGGAGGCCTTGCTGGAAACCGCGCGCTTCTGGTTCGACCGGGGCGTCGACGGCTTCCGCCTCGATGCGATCAACTTTTCGATGCACGATCCGGCGCTGACCGACAATCCGCCCGTGCCGCCGGGCTTTGGACGCGGCATATTGCCGTTCGATTTCCAGCATCATTTCCACAACCAGTCGCATCCCGACATTCCCCAATTCCTGGCGCGGGTGCGGGCCTTGGTCGACAGCTATGACGGCGACCGCTTCACCGTCGCGGAAGTCGGCGGCGAACAGGCCAATGAAGAGATGCGCCTCTATACGAGGGGCGCCGACCGGCTGCACAGCGCCTACGGCTTCAACTTCCTCTATTCGAAGGACGTGACGCCCGCGCTTATCCACGAGACCATCGACATGTGGCCGCAGGCGGCGGGAGAAGGTTGGCCGAGCTGGGCATTTTCCAACCACGATGCGCCGCGCGCGGTGTCGCGCTGGCTCCACGGCCGCGACCGCGATGCGTTCGCGCGGCAAGCGATGCTGCTGTTGATGGCGCTGCGCGGCAACATATTCCTCTATCAAGGCGAGGAACTCGGACTGCCGCAAGCCGATGTGCCGTTCGAGCGGCTGCAGGATCCCGAAGCGATCGCCAATTATCCCGAAAGCCAGGGCCGGGACGGCGCGCGGACCCCCGTGCCGTGGAAGGCCGACGCGCCGCAGGCCGGCTTTTCGCCGGTCGAACCGTGGCTGCCGCTGGATCCCGCGCATGTTCCGCTGGCCGTCGACCGGCAGGAAGCCTGTCCCGACAGCATGCTGCACTATACCCGGCACCTGATTGCATTCCGCAAGCGGCATCCGGCTCTCCGCCTTGGATCGATCCGGCCGATCGACGCGCCGGAGCCGATCCTCGCCTTCGAGCGCATTCATGGCGGCGAGCGCCTGCTGTGCGTCTTCAATCTTGGCACCGGCAGCGCGGACTGGACCTTGCCCGCAGGCTGGACGGTGATCGAAAGTGCCGGCGATGTCTCGGGAACGGCGCTTGGACCCCATTCGGGTTTGATCGCCAGCCTTTGA
- a CDS encoding LacI family DNA-binding transcriptional regulator translates to MTARRNTRLEDIAELAGVSISTASRALNDSPAVNDRTKQLIWKLAREHDYPFRRHMPAGPIGATGTIALVVPRPQAREVQLDDPFTLELFAGAADAARERGCDLVVSHFAPTSYDDLLAAMTTSRADGVIFLGQSGLHPAFNRLSETEGRFAVWGAQLPDQTYCSIGSDNLLGGRRATLHLARLGRKRIVYLGDTEAPEVKQRLRGYFEALEQSGLDPDPNLLVSAHFTVESGEAAMDAIIARGVDVDGVVAASDLIALGAIRSLLHHGLRVPEDVSVVGYDDVPFARYSRPALTTIMQDTARAGRLLVSKLLDTGGSGDMRSERMPTDLIVRESCGG, encoded by the coding sequence ATGACCGCGCGCCGCAACACCCGGCTCGAAGACATAGCCGAGCTGGCCGGCGTGTCGATTTCCACCGCGTCGCGCGCCTTGAACGACAGCCCGGCAGTCAACGACCGCACCAAGCAGCTGATCTGGAAACTGGCGCGGGAGCATGATTACCCTTTTCGCCGCCACATGCCCGCGGGCCCGATCGGCGCGACGGGGACGATCGCGCTCGTCGTGCCCCGCCCGCAGGCGCGCGAGGTGCAACTGGACGATCCCTTCACGCTCGAGCTTTTCGCGGGTGCCGCCGATGCCGCGCGCGAACGGGGCTGCGACCTGGTCGTCAGCCACTTCGCGCCCACCAGTTACGACGATCTGCTTGCCGCCATGACGACCAGCCGGGCCGATGGCGTGATCTTCCTGGGCCAAAGCGGGCTGCACCCCGCCTTCAATCGCCTTTCCGAGACCGAAGGGCGCTTCGCCGTCTGGGGCGCCCAGCTTCCCGACCAGACTTATTGCTCGATCGGCAGCGACAATCTGCTGGGCGGCCGCCGCGCCACGCTCCACCTCGCCCGTCTCGGCCGCAAGCGCATCGTGTATCTGGGCGATACGGAAGCGCCGGAGGTCAAGCAACGGCTGCGCGGCTATTTCGAGGCGCTGGAACAATCCGGTCTCGATCCCGATCCCAACCTTCTCGTTTCCGCCCATTTCACCGTGGAATCGGGCGAAGCGGCGATGGATGCGATCATTGCGCGCGGCGTTGACGTCGACGGCGTGGTGGCCGCTTCCGATCTCATCGCCCTGGGGGCGATCCGCTCGCTGCTTCACCATGGCCTGCGCGTTCCCGAAGACGTGTCGGTGGTCGGCTATGACGACGTGCCCTTTGCCCGCTACAGCCGCCCCGCGCTCACCACGATCATGCAGGATACGGCGCGCGCGGGCCGCCTGCTCGTGTCCAAATTGCTCGACACCGGCGGGTCGGGGGACATGCGCTCCGAACGCATGCCGACCGACCTCATCGTCCGGGAATCCTGCGGCGGCTGA
- a CDS encoding glycoside hydrolase family 97 protein, giving the protein MIGRFLSIVAAGFIAAPAFAQTPAKVSSPDGTLTVTVEVNGEGRPEYQVQRSGRTIIDRSRLGFIFTNAPKMERNFEIADVQVRAADTTWEQPWGERRFVRDNHREMRVRLTEKTALKRSLDVVFRVFDDGVGFRYEFPDQAALKDVRIGEELTEFAVAGPATAWWIPALQWNREEYLYGKTAITEVGLAQTPMTIRTDDGLHIAFHEAALTDYAGMNLLNEGKGRFRAMLTQASEGPKVQRAAPFATPWRTMQISDTAGGLVTNDLILNLNEPNKLGDVSWVEPFKYVGVWWEMHLDKSSWGAGPKHGATTQNVKRYIDFAAKHGFRGVLVEGWNEGWNDDWFANGEDFSFTKPYPDFDIEALAAYAKQKGVRLIGHHETAGNIAVYEPQMGAAFDLYERLGIDAVKTGYVADAGGIQVRRPDGGIGFEWHEGQIMSRHSLDVVKEAAKRKIAINAHEPFKDTGLRRTYPNWVSREGARGMEFNAWGQPPNPPEHEANLVFTRMLAGPMDFTPGILSLEGRGQPIQSTMAKQLALYVVLYSPIHMAADLPEHYEANLKPFQFIKDVPTDWSETRVLNGEIGDYVTIARKDRKSEDWYLGAVTDENGRALSTPLSFLAPGKRYRAQIYRDGEGADYKSNPKSIAIEERIVTSADTLTLNLAAGGGQAIRFVALR; this is encoded by the coding sequence ATGATCGGACGCTTCCTCTCCATCGTTGCCGCCGGCTTCATCGCCGCGCCCGCTTTCGCGCAAACCCCCGCCAAGGTCAGTTCGCCCGACGGCACGCTGACCGTGACGGTGGAGGTGAATGGCGAGGGGCGACCGGAATATCAGGTGCAACGGAGCGGACGCACGATCATCGACCGGTCGCGGCTCGGCTTCATCTTCACCAACGCGCCGAAGATGGAGCGCAATTTCGAGATCGCCGATGTGCAGGTGCGCGCGGCCGACACGACGTGGGAGCAGCCATGGGGCGAACGCCGCTTCGTGCGCGACAACCACCGGGAAATGCGCGTCCGCCTCACCGAGAAGACCGCGCTGAAGCGCAGCCTGGACGTCGTGTTCCGCGTGTTCGACGATGGGGTCGGCTTCCGCTACGAATTCCCGGATCAAGCGGCGCTGAAGGATGTGAGGATCGGCGAGGAGCTGACCGAATTCGCCGTCGCGGGACCGGCGACCGCCTGGTGGATTCCGGCGCTGCAATGGAACCGCGAGGAATATCTCTACGGCAAGACGGCGATCACCGAGGTCGGGCTCGCGCAGACGCCGATGACGATCCGCACGGACGACGGCCTCCATATCGCGTTTCATGAAGCGGCGCTCACCGATTATGCGGGCATGAACCTGCTCAACGAGGGCAAGGGCCGCTTCCGCGCCATGCTCACTCAAGCCTCCGAAGGGCCGAAGGTGCAGCGCGCAGCCCCCTTCGCGACGCCGTGGCGGACGATGCAGATCAGCGACACGGCGGGCGGCCTCGTCACCAACGATCTGATCCTCAATCTCAACGAACCCAACAAGCTGGGCGACGTCAGCTGGGTCGAACCTTTCAAATATGTCGGCGTGTGGTGGGAAATGCACCTCGACAAATCGAGCTGGGGCGCCGGCCCGAAGCATGGCGCGACGACGCAGAATGTGAAGCGCTATATCGACTTCGCGGCGAAGCACGGCTTCCGCGGCGTGCTGGTCGAAGGCTGGAACGAGGGCTGGAACGACGACTGGTTCGCCAATGGCGAGGATTTCAGCTTCACCAAACCCTATCCGGATTTCGACATCGAAGCGCTCGCCGCTTACGCCAAGCAGAAGGGCGTGCGGCTGATCGGCCATCATGAAACGGCGGGCAACATCGCCGTCTACGAGCCGCAAATGGGCGCGGCCTTCGACCTTTACGAGCGGCTCGGCATCGACGCGGTGAAGACCGGCTATGTCGCCGACGCGGGCGGCATCCAGGTGCGGCGCCCGGATGGCGGGATCGGCTTCGAATGGCATGAAGGCCAGATCATGTCGCGCCATTCCCTCGACGTGGTGAAGGAAGCCGCCAAGCGGAAGATCGCCATCAACGCGCATGAGCCGTTCAAGGATACCGGCCTCCGCCGCACCTATCCCAATTGGGTCTCCCGCGAGGGCGCGCGCGGCATGGAATTCAACGCCTGGGGACAGCCGCCCAACCCGCCGGAGCATGAAGCGAACCTCGTCTTCACCCGCATGCTCGCCGGGCCGATGGATTTCACGCCCGGTATCCTGAGCCTGGAAGGACGTGGCCAGCCGATCCAGTCGACGATGGCAAAGCAGCTGGCGCTCTACGTCGTCCTTTATTCGCCCATCCACATGGCGGCCGACCTTCCCGAACATTATGAAGCGAACCTAAAGCCCTTCCAGTTCATCAAGGACGTGCCGACCGATTGGTCGGAAACGCGCGTCCTCAACGGCGAGATCGGCGATTATGTCACCATCGCGCGCAAGGACCGGAAGAGCGAGGATTGGTACCTGGGCGCGGTGACGGACGAGAATGGCCGCGCGCTTTCCACCCCCCTCTCCTTCCTGGCACCCGGCAAGCGCTACCGCGCGCAAATCTACCGCGACGGCGAAGGGGCGGATTACAAGAGCAATCCAAAGAGCATCGCCATCGAGGAAAGGATCGTGACCAGCGCGGACACGCTGACTCTGAACCTTGCCGCCGGCGGCGGTCAGGCGATCCGCTTCGTGGCGCTGCGCTGA
- a CDS encoding alpha/beta hydrolase has protein sequence MLRGLLLCALLFAGAAAPAKEPGRLIRYDNVQSANLLPRSLTIWLPPGYDGSDERYPVLYMHDGHNLFDAATSNFNKEWGVDEAMERLVLEGTVRPAIVVGVWATEQRLRDYMPAKVAAALPEPYRAQLRELHKGLPLSDDYLRFLVKELKPWVDRSFRTLPGKDNTFISGSSMGGLISLYAMAEYPEVFGKGAAISTHWPLFLSWPVEPRPDAEKAAVTAAFETWLETALPSPTTHALYFDHGTETIDVLYAPYQERVDRVVQKRGYRRGENWLTCPFPGAAHEENAWRERIDIPLLFLLGKAPAKECSR, from the coding sequence ATGCTGCGCGGCCTGCTGCTCTGCGCCCTTCTCTTCGCCGGCGCTGCGGCGCCGGCGAAGGAGCCCGGGCGGCTGATCCGCTACGACAATGTGCAATCCGCCAACCTGCTGCCGCGAAGCCTGACCATTTGGCTGCCGCCCGGCTACGATGGGTCGGATGAGCGTTACCCGGTCCTTTACATGCATGACGGGCACAATCTGTTCGATGCCGCCACCTCCAACTTCAACAAGGAATGGGGCGTCGACGAGGCGATGGAGCGCCTTGTCCTGGAGGGGACGGTGCGGCCGGCGATCGTCGTCGGCGTCTGGGCCACGGAGCAGCGCCTGCGCGACTATATGCCGGCGAAGGTGGCGGCCGCCCTTCCCGAACCCTATCGCGCCCAGCTGCGGGAGCTCCACAAGGGACTGCCGCTTTCGGACGACTATCTCCGCTTTCTCGTGAAGGAATTGAAGCCCTGGGTGGACCGCAGCTTTCGCACCCTGCCCGGCAAGGACAATACCTTCATTTCCGGATCGAGCATGGGGGGCCTCATCTCCCTCTATGCCATGGCTGAATATCCGGAGGTTTTCGGGAAGGGGGCGGCGATCTCGACCCACTGGCCCCTGTTCCTGTCCTGGCCGGTCGAGCCACGCCCGGACGCTGAAAAAGCGGCGGTGACGGCGGCGTTCGAAACATGGCTGGAGACGGCCTTGCCGTCACCGACAACCCACGCCCTTTATTTCGATCATGGGACGGAAACGATCGACGTCCTCTACGCCCCGTATCAGGAACGGGTGGACAGGGTGGTCCAGAAGCGCGGCTACAGGCGAGGCGAAAATTGGCTCACCTGCCCGTTCCCTGGCGCCGCGCATGAAGAGAATGCCTGGCGCGAGCGGATCGACATCCCCCTCCTCTTCCTCCTTGGTAAGGCCCCGGCAAAGGAATGTTCCCGATGA
- a CDS encoding alpha/beta hydrolase has translation MIRAFAVLSACLIAMAMPQPGAAAPWGPGQLNHYRAYPSRFAAPRDVSVWLPPGYDRGGAPYAVLYAHDGQNLFDPSTGYGGKEWGLDETAARLIAEGKVRPFIIVGIWNTPKRMQEYLPGRAYAGIPSIYRKDIEAYYGGPALADGYLRFIAEELKPFIDRHYNTAPGRESTFVMGSSMGGIVSLAAIAHYPQIFGGAASLSTHWPMRYGGPDMAVTRAEIAASMNSAEAYLRAALPRPGRHRLYIDSGAELDLPDYAAYQKRIDAMLKSRGWTDGKDWLSRAYPGMPHNEDAWRARVDVPLQFLLGKETAGAQGKR, from the coding sequence ATGATCCGTGCGTTCGCCGTCCTGTCCGCTTGCCTGATCGCGATGGCGATGCCCCAGCCCGGCGCGGCGGCGCCCTGGGGGCCCGGGCAGCTCAATCACTATCGCGCCTACCCCTCGCGCTTCGCGGCGCCGCGCGATGTTTCGGTTTGGCTTCCGCCCGGCTACGACCGCGGCGGCGCGCCCTATGCCGTCCTCTATGCGCATGACGGACAGAATCTGTTCGATCCTTCGACCGGATATGGCGGCAAGGAATGGGGGCTGGACGAAACGGCGGCGCGGCTGATCGCGGAAGGCAAGGTCAGGCCGTTCATCATCGTCGGCATATGGAACACACCGAAGCGGATGCAGGAATATCTGCCGGGCCGCGCCTATGCCGGAATTCCGTCCATCTATCGCAAGGATATCGAGGCTTATTATGGCGGCCCCGCCCTCGCCGACGGCTATCTGCGCTTTATCGCGGAGGAACTGAAGCCCTTCATCGACCGGCATTACAACACCGCACCGGGGCGGGAGAGCACGTTCGTCATGGGATCGAGCATGGGCGGCATCGTATCGCTGGCGGCGATCGCGCACTATCCCCAGATATTCGGCGGCGCGGCGTCGCTCTCCACGCATTGGCCGATGCGCTATGGGGGCCCCGACATGGCGGTGACCCGCGCCGAAATCGCGGCATCGATGAATTCGGCCGAAGCCTATCTCCGCGCCGCTTTGCCGAGGCCCGGGCGGCACCGCCTCTATATCGATAGCGGCGCCGAACTGGACCTCCCGGACTATGCGGCCTATCAAAAGCGGATCGATGCGATGCTGAAAAGCCGGGGATGGACAGACGGCAAGGACTGGTTAAGCCGCGCCTATCCTGGAATGCCGCATAATGAGGATGCCTGGCGGGCAAGGGTCGATGTGCCCTTGCAATTCTTGTTGGGGAAGGAAACCGCTGGTGCTCAAGGAAAGCGCTAA
- the zwf gene encoding glucose-6-phosphate dehydrogenase: protein MCPCNSCWGRKPLVLKESANTLLLFGATGDLAQRMLLPSLYGLDLDGLLPPALRIVATARSDLDTEAFRTAAEGALKRFVDADYLKDEAVARFIARLSYVALDASDIAQYGRLAEAVGSTEKGLAIFLSTAPSLFKTTIAGLQRAGLAGDNVRLALEKPLGTDLASSRDINDAVAAVFPEERTFRIDHYLGKETVQNLLALRFGNALFEPLWNAGHIDHVQITVAETVGLEGRVGFYDGTGALRDMVQNHMLQLLALVAMEPPNQFSATEVRDEKVKVLRALRPIDASAVETNSVTGQYQAGAIGGSAVPAYAEELGQPSGTETFVALKAHVDNWRWKGVPFYLRTGKRLPQRQSMIVIQFKPVPHSIFASKGAALKANKLIINLQPQENIRLLTMAKQPGLDRDGIRLREVPLDLGMANAFADTRRRIAYERLLLDLIEGDPTLFVRRDEVEAQWEWIDAIRNGWAAKAMTPRPYAAGNWGPSAAIALTERDGVSWHE, encoded by the coding sequence ATGTGCCCTTGCAATTCTTGTTGGGGAAGGAAACCGCTGGTGCTCAAGGAAAGCGCTAACACGCTGCTGCTGTTCGGTGCGACGGGCGATCTTGCCCAGCGCATGCTGTTGCCGTCGCTCTACGGCCTCGACCTCGACGGCCTGCTGCCCCCCGCGCTCCGCATCGTCGCGACGGCGCGAAGCGACCTGGATACCGAGGCCTTCCGGACGGCGGCGGAGGGGGCGCTGAAGCGCTTCGTGGATGCGGATTATCTGAAGGACGAAGCTGTCGCGCGCTTCATTGCGCGGCTTAGCTATGTCGCCCTCGATGCATCGGACATCGCGCAATATGGCCGCCTGGCCGAGGCGGTGGGTTCGACCGAGAAGGGCCTGGCCATCTTCCTGTCGACGGCTCCCTCGCTGTTCAAGACGACGATCGCGGGCCTGCAACGAGCGGGGCTGGCGGGCGACAATGTCCGCCTCGCGCTCGAAAAGCCGCTCGGCACCGATCTCGCCTCCAGCCGCGACATCAACGATGCGGTCGCCGCCGTCTTCCCAGAAGAGCGGACGTTCCGCATCGACCATTATCTCGGCAAGGAAACGGTGCAGAACCTCCTTGCCCTGCGCTTCGGCAATGCGCTGTTCGAGCCGTTGTGGAATGCCGGCCATATCGATCATGTCCAGATCACCGTCGCCGAGACGGTCGGGCTGGAAGGCCGCGTCGGTTTTTACGACGGCACCGGTGCGCTCCGCGACATGGTTCAGAACCACATGCTCCAATTGCTCGCACTGGTGGCGATGGAGCCACCCAATCAGTTCAGCGCGACCGAGGTCCGCGACGAGAAGGTGAAGGTGCTGCGCGCGCTTCGCCCGATTGATGCAAGCGCCGTCGAGACGAATAGCGTCACCGGCCAGTATCAGGCGGGCGCGATCGGCGGTTCGGCCGTCCCGGCTTATGCCGAGGAGCTTGGCCAGCCTTCCGGCACCGAGACCTTCGTGGCGCTCAAGGCCCATGTCGACAATTGGCGGTGGAAGGGCGTGCCTTTCTATCTTCGCACCGGCAAGCGCCTGCCGCAGCGCCAGTCGATGATCGTCATCCAGTTCAAGCCGGTGCCGCATTCCATCTTCGCGTCGAAGGGCGCGGCGCTGAAGGCCAACAAGCTGATCATCAACCTGCAGCCGCAGGAGAATATCCGTCTCCTCACCATGGCGAAGCAGCCGGGGCTGGACCGGGACGGCATTCGGTTGCGCGAAGTGCCGCTGGACCTCGGCATGGCCAATGCCTTCGCCGACACGCGGCGGCGCATTGCTTATGAACGGCTGCTGCTTGACCTGATCGAGGGCGACCCCACCTTGTTCGTGCGGCGGGACGAAGTCGAAGCGCAGTGGGAATGGATCGACGCCATTCGCAACGGCTGGGCGGCCAAGGCGATGACTCCCAGGCCCTATGCGGCGGGCAATTGGGGGCCTTCAGCCGCCATTGCGCTGACCGAGCGCGACGGCGTGAGCTGGCATGAATAG